One Heyndrickxia oleronia genomic window, TTTGTTGTTTACAATGATCTTACAGCAAATGGTGATTACTTGAAGGCAAGAGAAGTAGTCATCATGCTAAAGGATGAAATTCAAACACTTACAGAAAAAATCGAAAAAATTCCAGACTTAATTACTGAGGTTAACATCATCCCTTCACAATTAAATGAGATTGAAGAAGGATATAAAGAAATGATTGACCAAGGTTTCATATTGGATCACCTAAACATGGATAAAGAATTGGCAGAATTAAGAAAGTCGTTAGAGATCAATACGGATCTTCTTGTGAAAACAGAAGTTAAAGAAGTTGAGTCAGGAATATATGAACAAAAGGAAAAAATAGACCTATTATATGAATTGCTAGAAAAAGAGGTTCATGAAAAGCATTTTATCATTAAAAATCGTGAAGAAACAAAGAACCAATTAGAGAGAATAAAAGAATCAAACGAGCAAATTAAAGAGGAAGTTAATTTTGTCCAACAAAGTTATCAATTATTAGACGGAGAATTGAATACGCCTTATAGTCTGGAGAAACAATTAACAAAATTAACGAAGAGATTTGAAGTCCTTGAAACTAAGATTACAGAAGACCATTCTGCATTTACGATTCTTGGTGCTGATTTAAGAGAAATACGTGAAGGGATAGAAAAGCTAAACCAGGATCAACACGATTTCTCATTACATTTACAAAACTTGCGAAAAGATGAATTAGAAGCACGTGATAAACTTACTGAATTAAGAAGAAAAACGAATGAGGCAACAAGGCTAATTACCAAAAGTAATATACCAGGGCTTCCAGATGATTATAAACAATTAATGGATGATGTTAATAAACATATTCAAGATGTTTTTAAAAGCTTAAATGAAAAACCTTTGAATATTAAGGCTATACAAGATTTCTTGCAGAACGCCATTGAAGCAGTAGATGTTTTCTATAATAAATCGGTTGAAATGATTGAGACAGTCGTGTTAGTCGAGAAAGTCATACAGTATGGGAACCGCTACCGTGCAAGAAATCGAAACCTTGCAGAAGGTTTACAAAGAGCAGAGGAATATTTTAGAAGCTATGATTACTATTCAGCTTTAGAAGAAGCCGCTTCAGCAATCGAAGGTGTAGAGCCGGGAGCACTGAAACAAATTGAGGAAATGATAACTAAAGAAGAAATTTAGGACGATGGCAGAGTTGCTTTCGTCTTTTTACTTCTAGATAACACAGTTATAATACTAGATCTATAAAAAAGAGTTATCCTAGATTTTCCTTGGTGAAATGTGTTAGGGAGATTAAAACTAAAACGACATAAAATGTAGGAAGTAGTTTTTTATTAGGATTCTGTTCTCAAATCTTGTTGCTATCACGAATAAATATAGGGTGAAGACCATCCTCACCCGCTTTAGTTTATTGAGAAAAGAGCTGCCAATTATACGGAAAAAATCCTTATCGAAAAAATAGTTCCAAGACCTTGTTATCATGGTGGAAGCTAATCAAGGAACTTGCGCTTTTCTCATCCTATGTTATGATTTATCATTGTTGGAATATTAAATATGAAGGTGTTAATGAATGATTTATTTTGATAATAGTGCAACAACGAAACCTTATAATGAAGTAATTGAAGCATTTGCAAAAGTTTCCCAAGAGTACTATGCAAATCCTTCTTCACTTCATAATTTTGGTGGAAAAGTCGAAACATTAGTTCATCAGGCAAGAAAGCAAATCGCTTCACTTTTACAAGTGAAGGATAATGAAATATATTTTACTTCAGGTGGTACAGAAGGGAATAATTTAGCGATTAAAGGGACCGCTCTTCAGTATCGTTCTCGTGGGAATCATATTATTACGACAACGGTTGAGCATCCATCTGTTTATGAAGCTTGTGAGCAATTGCGCTCATTAGGTTTTGACATTACCTATTTACCTGTCAATCAAAAGGGACAGGTTGAGCTAGATGATCTCAAATCGGCCATTAAAGATGAAACTATACTGGTCTCCATCATGCATGTTAATAATGAAATGGGTACGATCCAACCAATTGAGGAAATTGGCCAACTTCTTAATGAATATTCTAAGATTTTGTTTCATGTTGACCATGTTCAAGGAATTGGAAAAGTCCCGTTAAACTTAAAACAAGCTCATGTGGATTTTTGTACGATTTCTGCCCATAAATTTCATGGCTTGAAAGGGAGCGGAATTCTTTATATCCGTAATGGTGTCCGAATTTCTCCGTTATTTTCAGGAGGAAATCAAGAAAATAAAGTAAGAAGTGGTACAGAAAATGTAGGTGGAATTGTCACAATGGCAAAAGCGCTTAGATTAACTGAAGCCAATCGGA contains:
- a CDS encoding cysteine desulfurase family protein produces the protein MIYFDNSATTKPYNEVIEAFAKVSQEYYANPSSLHNFGGKVETLVHQARKQIASLLQVKDNEIYFTSGGTEGNNLAIKGTALQYRSRGNHIITTTVEHPSVYEACEQLRSLGFDITYLPVNQKGQVELDDLKSAIKDETILVSIMHVNNEMGTIQPIEEIGQLLNEYSKILFHVDHVQGIGKVPLNLKQAHVDFCTISAHKFHGLKGSGILYIRNGVRISPLFSGGNQENKVRSGTENVGGIVTMAKALRLTEANRKQKLEEMISIRDFLISSLTKLPTIKVHTVPSVSAPHIINFSAIGLRGEVVVHALEAEKIYVSTTSACSSKQKSISRTLQAIGVTEDIAEGAVRISLSYENTMDEAKIFMSKLESIINKLNEVMRDTQ
- the ezrA gene encoding septation ring formation regulator EzrA, which codes for MELVIGAILIILIIFVSGYIIKKKFYKEIDRLESWKIEIMNRPVIDELGKVKQLNMTGETEEMFERWRKNWDDIVAVELPDIEDHLFDSEEFTDKYRFKLAKESNQKIEAILTNIDAKIDKILGELNELIGSEESNRAEMEELSAEHKKIKKTLLIQRHTYGTSIDALEKKLDSLSEQFVVYNDLTANGDYLKAREVVIMLKDEIQTLTEKIEKIPDLITEVNIIPSQLNEIEEGYKEMIDQGFILDHLNMDKELAELRKSLEINTDLLVKTEVKEVESGIYEQKEKIDLLYELLEKEVHEKHFIIKNREETKNQLERIKESNEQIKEEVNFVQQSYQLLDGELNTPYSLEKQLTKLTKRFEVLETKITEDHSAFTILGADLREIREGIEKLNQDQHDFSLHLQNLRKDELEARDKLTELRRKTNEATRLITKSNIPGLPDDYKQLMDDVNKHIQDVFKSLNEKPLNIKAIQDFLQNAIEAVDVFYNKSVEMIETVVLVEKVIQYGNRYRARNRNLAEGLQRAEEYFRSYDYYSALEEAASAIEGVEPGALKQIEEMITKEEI